ATCTAGAAGATTTGGGCATTTATCTAGATAACTTGGAAGGGATGACTACTGGGCCCCGTTTGCCTGATGGCAGTAGGAGTTTGCTGCTAATCAGCGATGATAATTTTAATGATGAACAAATTAGTCAGTTATTACTGTTTCGCTTGGTCGAAAATAAGTAATCTTAGAAAAATAGCTCGGATGAGAATACTTTCAGAAGTAAATAATATTTTTGTTTCAATTAAAGATGTATTTGATTATTGTTGGTGGGGGGGCTGTTACCAAACAGCTTATTGCAGTTGCCCAAGGACAAGGGCATAAAATTGCCGTAATCGAGAAAAAAGCAGAACGCGCTGGTGAAATCATGCAAAAGTTTAATGTGAGTATATTTCAGGCTGATATTGCCACAGGTGGAATTCTTGATGAAGCCAATGTAGATCGCGCCGATGCAATTATTGCCACTACTAATGATGATTCGGTTAATTTGATGGCAATGATTTGAAACAAGGGACAGTCGTTTCAACTTTTGTTAATTTTTGTAGCCTACACTCAAGACATTGCATCAGCTTCCAATTGTGTAACGCCAAGCAGACACTATTACCTTAACTGTACTTAATCTCACTTATTTATTCGCCAGAAATTATTTTGTACTTTATTACTGCTAAATTACTACTAATTAAGCCAAGACTAGCTAATTACAAATAATTCTAATTCAAC
The DNA window shown above is from Coleofasciculaceae cyanobacterium and carries:
- a CDS encoding NAD-binding protein — translated: MYLIIVGGGAVTKQLIAVAQGQGHKIAVIEKKAERAGEIMQKFNVSIFQADIATGGILDEANVDRADAIIATTNDDSVNLMAMI